GAGAGGGTCCATACTCTATACAtatatggagaaaaaaatatcaacacTTTTTTGCGGTGGAAAAGCTTTAGATCTGTGGTCAAAAAATACTTTACTCTGGTGCATGCaaattatatgaatgaaCATACCATGGGAGAGGAAGGAACCATGAGAGATAAGGTCACTCAGAGGGACAATGCACCCGGGAATAGGGGTCCTCATCTACATGGTGACGATGATGTAGATGGAAGTCTCGGAAAGGACAATCCATTCTCCAACAAAGTCAAGAAAAGAAGGCATAGGAGACGTAGGCGAGGAATGGAACtcgaaggagaaggaggagggatGACAACAGCTTCCATATATGCTGCACCCACCTTCAAGAATATCCTTCGTATCTTCCCCACTATCGGAgaggaattaaaaacatGGCActcgggaaaaaaacaaacaaataaaaatgacctAAAActggagaagaagaaaaagagaaggagcAAACTAATGAATGAGAGTAACAataaaggaaaggaaaggaagaaacgaaaaaggggagagttCTATGTTGATGCGAACACCAGCGTGGGGAAACGCTTGGGGAGAAAGTACGTCAATACAAATTATTCTGTCAATATAAAGATGCACAAATCGATGCATACATCTGTTTCTATGGCAGCATCGAGACGTAGGGGGTTGTATCCTTTGTCGATTGATCAGGCTGCCCAGGTggctttgcaaaaaaggggaaagaggaGGAGACGAAGAACTGTCACTGCTGCTGCGTTGAAtgggaaaatgcaaaactcCAGGAGGGGATTCTCCAGCGACGTTACCAATGAGGAAgaccaaatgggggaggagACCGCTGGAGAAGTGGAGGGAGAAACGGACGAATGGGACGAGGCGGAAGAAGCCGCAGCGGAGGAAGAGGCTGCGGCAGAGGAAGAGGCCGCAGCAGAGGAAGAGGCTGcagcagaggaagaagctgCTGCGTATGATGAAGCTGCGGAATATGCCGAGATGAGAGAGATCAACGAAGCGCGCAAGAGAAAGCAACTGCGGAGCCAGTTGACCAAGAGCAACAGCTCGTTGACGCTTTCGTTGAAGGATGAAGGGGAGGATGCACATCGAAcgggtaaaaaaaggaggagaggaagggAAGAACTAGAAAAGGGAAGCGACAGGAGAGCCGAAAGGGGAGACCTCACAGAGCAGTCGAAAGACCAGCACGAGCAACACCTCACTCCCAGCATGACTCACACAGCCGAAAAGGGAGTCAGAAGAAGCACGAGCATATTATCAGACGGCAGTGCAAACCTTGCGATCGGatcgaatgaaaaaaatggtacagaaagcgcaagaaaaaaaatgaaaaaaggaaacacatACAATAATATAAAGGAAGTCATCGAAAGGTTTAATGAGCTTCTCATGTCCATCATGTCAAGCATTGCAGAAGTGATGAACTACAAAGCCTTCCTCAACGAAGTGAACGAAAGTTACGCCCCCATGTACTAcacaattattaaaaaacccatgtacataaacaaaataatttttcggtgtaaaaaaaggaagtacaacagtttaaatgtattttttgacGACGTGAATCTGATCGTGAGCAACTGCAAGCTGTATAACACCCCCACGTCGGTCAGTGCCTACCTCTGTGTCATCGTGGATAACATGCTTCTCGACATCGTTAATAAAGTCAGGTCCGATGAAAACCTACAGAATTACAATAATATTCTCATCGAGCACTTTTACAAGAACAAAAGTTTGAATAACACGTGGGAGAGCCTCAGCATGGCCGGGGTGGGAAGTCAGCATAGCGGCGGGGTAGGAGGTCTCCACAGCGGTGGGGTAGGAAGTCACCACAGCGGGGGGGTAGGAAGTCAGCATAGCGGTGGGGTGGGAAGCCACCATGGCGGAGGGGAAGCAAATCACCATGgcgggggggaggcaaaTCACCATAGCGGGGGCGGCCTAACCGTTGCGAACAACTCCGTGCCACCCGTACACATGGACTCCAACGAGATGAACTCGAAGGACGCGCCGGCAGGGGAGGGCAAGTGAGCACACCTTGAAATGGGTGCTTCGGTTGACAGGCCTGTCGGTGTGACGCAGACGGGGGAAGGCCATCCgtaactttttctttttcttttccattcttttgtttttttgttttgtttttttgtattgttttgttttattttattttattttttttttcctttcctttcctttcctttcccgcTTCAGAGGGAAGAGGGCACCCCTGCGCCACTCCCACCCGTCGCGTGTGATACGCTGCAGAAAAATGCTTTAATAATCCGACATGGTCATACATCAaagttgttcctttttttttttttttttttttttttccaccgtGCATACGTGTGTGTATTGTTATcgcctgacctgttcatatttttttgaatgacAAATGTGCTACATGAAAGACGTTTCGTATTGACGTATCGGAATGGTCAATCTGGTGAAATGATAACTCGTGAACGTTTCCCTCTCGGAGGCCATTccagaagaggaaaaaacatCACTCTCGTTTTGTTCCATTCGAATGAATAGCAGCTCttccttccattttggtACACTGTGGGGAACAGGGTTACTGGATGCAATTGGCAGCTGCGCGGAGAACAAGGCCAAATGACGCGCCAAGTTGTGTTACCATATTTCTGTCCCTGGCTAGCTTTCATACGCTTAGCACCGTAAGTTGgggcatacaaaaaaaaaaataaataaataaaaaataataaaatacatgAAAAGGGGGATTCCTCCATTcgactgaaaaaaaaaatgccaattgGGGCCCCGCGAAAGGTTGCTACGGTGCGCAAGTGGGAAGAAATGTGTGGCGGGCAatggcaaaaggggaaaaaaaataataggcAAATTGAAGCAGCGTGAGGAAACTGAAGCAAATTGAGGCAGCGTGAAGCAACGTGAGGAAACTGAAGCAACGGAGGCGCGACCGTCTTTACGACCACCCCTTCGTGACAACACGCGCCAGCGATGCCAACCTAGTTGGGCAATCCCAACCAAGATCCCCCCCTTCCTTTGTAATCCCGCGAGCAGATTGAAGTCGCTGGCAGGTCCATGCCCCAATTCTTGCGtaacacacatgtgtgcacctCCTTTCTTTATGTTTAGCAAGAGTAGCccgttttttctccttttgccGGCAATTGGGGAGGGTGAAGTGCTCACCACGGGAACGATCCACAGAGAGCCTCCCTTCCCCCGCGCAAGCTACTTTCCTATCTGTGCGGCGTCTGCTCAAGTGACTACATGCACTGAGTGCTTCACCTCAGGGGGGTGTACTGACAGAGGGCGGCGGCGCAACGCAGCAGAGCAGAGCCACACATAGCCCGGCGTTACTACACTGGGTTACTGCACTGGGTTACTACACAGCGTCACTTGTGCCCCCCAATTCCGCTCCCCGCTGCCACTCCCCGCTGCCACTCCCCGCTGCCACTCCCCGCTGCCACTCCCCCGTGATGACTCCCGACAGCGTCAAGCGGACGTACGAGTGCCTGTACACGCACCAGAAAATACagaagagcaaaaaatggcaggAGGGGTACTGCGAAATTATCGCGAGCTACGGAGTCATCAAAATCAACCTCCTGaatcaaaataaaagttgCATCGAGAGCTCACTAAGTAACGTGGTATCCTTCCACAACATCGAAGAAGAGATCGAACTACCCAACCACTTGATCCAGTTCGTGGACGTAAGCAATTATGCAGAGAATGTCATTAAAAGTGACaccagcaaaaaaaagagaacccTATTATTGTCCACTCCACAAAATGACGAAACGGTacacacaaataaaaataaaaaaaacaaaatggcagcACAATCGGAGGTGAACAACTCGAAAGGATTCATACAGAGGGAGACACCCGCAGTAGATATTCAAAACGAGGCTACTACATTCCCCGCTCGTAAGACAAGTAGATATGTCCGTGCTAATAGGAAGTTTGAAATGCCAAGACGGATTGAGCAACAAGTGGGTGtagagaaggaggaggaggacccaCATGGGGAGGCGACACAACATTTGGAGGAGGGCCATTCTGGGGATGACTCATCAGAAGGAGAATTCCCAAACatggtacaaaaaaaaaagtcactcCATAGAATCGCATCACGACATCTACCCCATCCCAGTGACAGCCACCAAAGAATCAGCATAACCTACACAACCATACACACgtttaacaataaaaaaaaaaatgtcaagtGGTTTGATGGGTTCCTCGTGCAAAAGAAGGATCTCCTAGAGCTCTATAATAACTCACAAGGGAGACTCCACATACGGAGTAGGGATGAAAGTATGCAAAATGAGGAGTATGTTCAGTTTGGGAGTTACATCGTGTATAACGATTTTTGCTTCCACTCTGCTACGAATCGACATGTGAGTGTTGGGATGAAGCCCAGAAGAATTAATGGCATGGCAAAAGGTGGGAGCCTCAGGCATGGGGGGAGGATACCTGCTCAGTTGCATCAGGTGCCGAGAAGGAAGAGTGACGACTCAAGGGGGGATACCAACGCtcatgaggaggaagagacgAATGAGGAGGTGGATCCCGGTTCGGATGCTAACTCTCGTGTCCACTCCTCTGTGCCCGCAGAGCGACGGGAGAACCAGCACCCCTACTCAGAGGCAGTAAGTCTGTTCAACAAATGCGTAAGAGAGGAGAAGGGGCCCACCTGCCCTTCTGAGGCGAAGCGCAGCCACATGGATACTTCACCAAGTAGGAAGAAGGAACTTCGGAGGGATGACCAAGGAGGGGAGACCGACTCCCCAGGGGAAGCTTCTTCCCAGGAGAGTCGCATGAATCACCAACCAGGTGGCAACCATCCAAAGGACGACCAACCGAATGAGCGCCGTCGAAGAGACGAGCTGGAGTTCCCTCTTTACAAAAACCCAAGTGGGCGCAGCGACGCGTACCTCTGCTCCGCGATTAGACAAAAACACAACACATACGAGGAGATCATCAATATAGGGAGAGTAGTTAGTCAGAACAACTTTTCGTTGGTGAACCCACATCGAAATGTCATAAGGTTGCCTCTGGGCCTCAATTTGCTCAGCAGGCGCGTGCCGAGGGGGCTCCCCGCGCGACCGCCTCCGAGCGGTGAGGACAGCGGCCATGACAGAGATGGTGACGGGGGCAGCGTGGAGAGGCGACCCTGCGGGAGTGGCACAGACGGTGAGAAGCGACCCTGTGGGAGTGGCACAGACGGTGAGAAGCGATCCTGTGGGAGTGACAGAGGCGGTGAGAAGCGACCCTGCGGGAGTGACATAGACGGTGAGAAGCAACCCTGTGGGAGTGACATAGACGGTGAGAAGCAACCCTGCGGGAGCTCCACGGAGTCGAACtcgaagggggaagaagctggGGAGGGAGCCACATCGGGGGCGGAGTGGGACTCAAAAAGTGAGCAGCATGGTGAGATGATCCCCGAGATGAGCTCCGAAGCGAACTGCGAGATGAGCTCCGAGGCGAACTGCGTGATGAGCTCCGAAGCGAACTGCGAGATGAGCTCCGAGGCACACTGCGAGATGAGCTCCGAAACGAACTGCGGGATGACCCCTGAGGAGGTTCCCAAGTTGGAACCCACCGTAGACGGCACCCACTCAAACCCGTACGAAATAAAAAGCCTGAACAGCTTTGCATGCACGAACAGCGGGTTCAATGCCTCCCAGGTGGACCAAGTCTGCAGAGAAAATTTATTCCTACCTGTACATATCACCATCttgaaagaaaaggaggatatgaaaaaaagggtacaAAATTTAGGGTTCCAGAGtatccccaatttttttctgaacaagTCAGAATATATTCACTCCTTTATGAATGCCACTCTTTTTCAGATTTATTACCAAATTCAATATAAATTACTTTGTCTCCATGATTACTTGGTACCCTTGTTGGGTGAGATGAGGGGGGACCACGTCGGGGGGGGGACCTCCATCGGCCACAGCAGGATGGTTGGCCGGGTAGGCGGGGTAGGCAGGGTAGCCACGGTAGGCGGGGTAGCCACGGTAGGCAGGGTAGCCACGGTGGGTTGCACAAAGGGCCAATCTGCTCATTCGAGAAGTGGCGGGGGTCTCCCTAGTGGTAGTGGTGCCCTCCAACCTAAtcacccaaatggggaaaacaacaaaaggaggaaatacAACAACGCGGAGGATGACTACACGTTGGTGATTCAAAACGTGGAAGTGATTTGTAGCTCGCAGGAAGAAACGAGGAGCATGTTTGGGCGTAATAAACAGCAAAGCAGATTCTCAAATTGGTTCGTTCCAAGGACGGGTACCAAAGGGAAGAGATTTTTTCTCAGAAGAACCGAAAGAGACGTCCTACttgtagataaaaaaaaaacacacaaactgataaaagaagaagaaataaataagtatGTCCACATGAATCACCTACTCGTCATGAGTAGAGGCACCCCCCCTGGGTCCTCCGGGTCCTCCGGGTCCTCCGCGTCCGCCGCGTCCTGTGCACCCCCCTCCTGGGTGAAAGAGGACGACTTACTCCTCTTTGTCGCCAAATGGAACTCCTTCAAGCAGAACCACCTAGAGATATACCCCCTAAATGTTAACACCTTTTCCTACAtgaatgaaatttttcaagTTGAGGAAAATGTCAAATCGAAGGAATTTCActattttctcaaaaattacaaaataaaattttttcctttttgtttgtttttaatcAATTTAGGGGATCATTTGGATAATTTAaaacatctttttttttttcttcaaaatttcggaaaaggaaaaatccCTTTCAGTAAGTTATTCCGTCCTCCGTATGTACACAGAACTGATACACTACACCTTGATGGGTTGCTTCGTCAGATCGGCATCAGGACCTCTTCATGGGGATCTTCTCCCGAGCTCATCGACCTGCACAATGTAGGGACTGATTACGTGGGCGGCCTTCTTAACAGGCTCAGGAAGGACGGACAGCTGAACGAGAGGCAGAAGTGGGTCATACAGTGCGTGCTGGCCTGGTTCCGATgcgggggggagcagcaggggggggagaagcagatgaagcgggagaagcgggagaagtgCGAAACGGGGGAGAAGCTGGAGAAGTGCGAACCGGGGGAAACCGCATCCTCGACCGGCGAACGAAGCGAAGACCAGCTGCCGCCACCCACCCACCGCGGAGACAGCATCCTCGTCAATGGCATATTCGGGTCGGGCAAGAGCACCCTCATCTGCAACGCGATATGGTACCTCCACAAGGTGCTAACCCGTGAAGAGCGCGgcgcaaagggggggaaaggcgGGCGCGGTAAGGGAAGCGGCGGGAGCGGTCAGGGAAGTAGCCACagtgggggaagcggcgggaGCGGTCAGGGAAGCAGCCACagtgggggaagcggtggaagTGACAGACGCGACAGAggcggggggggaagttcGGGCAAGGCGAGCCGCCAACCCACGCAAACAGACCACCGAAGGACAAGCcaagacaagaaaaaaatactcctCATGTGTAACACAAACCTCGCAGTAGATAACATCCTGCTGAAGCTGAAGTTCCATTTTGACTTTCACGATTACGCCAGAATTGGAAGCCTCTTCGagatcaattttttcttaataacaaattttattagcATACATTGGAAGGACCAGAGGCAGGCCCTCGAGGTGAGGGACTACGTGCAGAGCCTTGCCCGCTCCACCGGCGATGCCCCCACTGTTGGCAGTGCTCCCACTGTTGGTAGCGCCCCCACCATTAGTAGCGCCCCCACCGTTAGTAGCGCCCCCCCTGTTGGTAGCGCCCCCCCTGTTGGTAGCGCCCCCTCCGCCGGCGATGCCCCCTCCCTCAGCGGGAGCGTTTCCCCCCCGGCCGAACCAAAGTtgcacaaaataaaggaCGTGGATACGCTTATCGACGCtttgaggaagaagaatcaGTTTGTCCTCCGAAACAAATACAGAAACAAGAGAGTCATAGCAGGGACATGTAAAAGTTTGCAAATATTTGAGAAACtaaatgcaataaaaaaaaatattgactATCTAATCGTGGACGAGTGCACCCAGATAGACGAGCTGACGctgtttcaatttttgctcaaatttgaaataaaaaaatttctccttATTGGGGACGTGAAGCAGTTGGGCTTTGTCCTGAAGAGTCCTAGCGACTTGACGAGGAGCATGTTTTCGCGCCTGGTCGAGAACGAGCTGTTCATAAAGCACCACCTGGCGGGGAGAGAGGTGGCAGCGAGGGACCAAGCTGCAGGTGATGCAGGTGATGCAGGTGATGCAGCTGACACAGACGACGCAGATCACGCAGATCACGCAGACGATGCAGACGATGCAGACGATGCAGGTGCTGCTCTTGCGGAGGGCGCGCACGAGCGGGCCATCGACCGCATCGTGAACCGAGTGAGAAGCATGAGCGCGGCAGAATACTCCGCCCTCAGGAGCTACCTGTACGATCACATGTTCGCTCTGCATGGGGGGGACGGACAACCGTGTAAAGGTGACGatgtgaaaatggaaaagcgTTCGCCACGAACCCCCCAGGGTGAAGGCAATCACACGGAGAGAGCACCGCCCCGTGGAGGCATTAACCACCTCATACTTATGAACGAGCAGTTTAGATGCCACCCTGAGATCAGCGCCATATGTAGTCACCTCTTCTACAATggtttgataaaaaatgcaaagtgcACAGAGACCATCCCGCTGATGTACAAGCGTTACGAATCTCacgttaattttattttattgagAAAGACACCCCGAGAGGTGACCTTTGGGCCATCCTTTACCAACGGAGCGGAGGCGAGCATCATATTATCGATCTGTGAGAACATGGTCGGGTCGTGCATCGACCCTGAACAGATAGgaattatttctttgttcAAAAACCAGGCGTTTTAtattaagaataaaatgaaggcaTCTCCCAATTACGCGCGTCTCCGAAATGTGAAGGTCAGCACTGTGGACTCCTTCCAGGGCGTTGAGAAGGACATTATCCTGTTTTCCTGCGTCCTGGGCGGGGTAGGCGGCGTTGGAAGCGTTGGAAGCGTTGGAAGCGTTGGAAGTGTAGGAAGCGGCCGCTGCGATCAGCCCGCCAATGCCGCTAACCCCGCCAATGCCGCTAACCCCGCCAATGCCGCTGACCTCGCCAACCTCGCTAACCCAGCTGACTGCCGAGAGCGCTCCTTCCAGGCGTTCTACGAGAACAGGAACCGCATAAACGTGGCGCTGAGTAGGGCGAGGAGTCAGCTGATAATCGTGGCCCAGAGCAGCTTCGTGGAGGGCAGTCGGGTGTGGAGCTACATCAAGTCCCGCGCGAAGGTTTACCACTACGATTGAAGTGTGGAGCTAGCTGTGTGGATCTAGCTGGGAGAAGTTAGCTGCTTGGAGCTAGCTGCTTGGATCTAGCTGCTTGGAGCTAGCTGTTCGGAGAAGCCCCTCCGAgtggtagaaaaaaaaacgggcgCGTACCGCTACCACCCCGCACTGCCCAGCACTGCGCACCGATTGCCCTTCAAAGCGGCACGACGTATCGCTTAGCCTCGTGTTGCAAACTGTTGTAGACAGTGAAAGTCTTCTTGCGCGTGAAGGACATATCCGAATTGGAAATTATTGAGTCATTGGTATCTTCAGAAGCATAAGAAATGAAGCTATTACAAGTATTGTCTgaaatacaaataaaatgtgGAAGAGGatagaggaaaaggaaagaggaatatctttttaaaattcgtTTATCATGGGGGATTGGATATATATGACTTTGTCCTACGATGGTAGatacgaaaaatattttggaaattatttttttcattgttaGATGCATTAATAGTGGAACTCCATATTAAGTCATTTAGAATATCGTGTCTGAAGaagatcatttttttgttcaagtGACGGATTCTACACGGGTTCGTAGCAaagatgatttttttcttcgatgagaaaaaagattCTATATTTTGTTGGAACTTCCTAACATAGTATGGTAGGATGGGCATTTGTGGCACGCTATTCTTGCATGCACATGGGTCATTCATCCCAGGAATGAAGATCAAGTAGCATTGCTCTAAGACTAGCTTGAACTTCGATATCAGCATAACGGACAGCTTCTCAAATCCCTTTATGTAGAcattgtgaaaatttttgttgtaaTCGAACTTGAGGCTTATGAAGTCTCCCATAAATATGAATCCCACAGGTAACTCATTTTCAGGATAGGTATTCACATACAAGGTGAACATTTTATCGAGGACCTCGAACGTGTGTGGATTGTCCAAGTACACATCGTGCATGATAatccagtttttttttctgtcattTTTGCGTACAATGATTTCGTACTCctctatttcttttttctccttttcgttttcaaaATCGTAGAACATGTCTTCTTCGTTCCGCTCCTCTTCGAAGTTTCTAAGGGGANNNNNNNNNNNNNNNNNNNNTACCAATCGGGGGAGTGACCAATCGGGGGAGTGACCAATCGGGGGAGCTGCCAATCGGGGGAGCTGCCAATCGGGGGGCTACCCACGCATCGAACGCCTCGCCGCTTATACCTGGGGGGGTGCATGATCTCCGCGGCGTAGAAGGTCTTATTAGCGAGGCGCATGCGGCCCTGCACGAGGATCACGTGCCCAATGCAGTACAGCCCATGATTTATCACGCACTCCCGGTTAAGGAAGAGCTTTATTTCGTTACGTATGCCCTGGATGACCATATCGCCATCGCGGTTGAGTCCCAAAATGCCAATCACATGCTGGTGTCCCGTGTTGGTCAGCTTAATGGCATCCACAGATGTTATGATCGTTTTGTTCTTAATGTGGATCTCGTTTAGAGCATCCGACCAAAACAGAACGGAGGCATGCCCCTTCGCCTTCTTAGTCAGCAGGTGATATTTTAATTCGTAAAATTCAACGTCAGTGTTTGCATCTATGTAATTGTTATAATTTTCCACAatatctgttttttttttttttatgaacttcatttttttctcatcataaaaaaaatgactaaAATCGATGAAGcagttgtatatttttattgcatCACCATACTTGTCCTTGTACACTCTTATGGACTCGTCAAAAATTCTGTTTTTATGGTTCTCAATGATTTGTTCAATTTCCTTGTGGGTGAAATTGGTCGACTCGT
This genomic stretch from Plasmodium cynomolgi strain B DNA, chromosome 14, whole genome shotgun sequence harbors:
- a CDS encoding hypothetical protein (putative), translating into MTPDSVKRTYECLYTHQKIQKSKKWQEGYCEIIASYGVIKINLLNQNKSCIESSLSNVVSFHNIEEEIELPNHLIQFVDVSNYAENVIKSDTSKKKRTLLLSTPQNDETVHTNKNKKNKMAAQSEVNNSKGFIQRETPAVDIQNEATTFPARKTSRYVRANRKFEMPRRIEQQVGVEKEEEDPHGEATQHLEEGHSGDDSSEGEFPNMVQKKKSLHRIASRHLPHPSDSHQRISITYTTIHTFNNKKKNVKWFDGFLVQKKDLLELYNNSQGRLHIRSRDESMQNEEYVQFGSYIVYNDFCFHSATNRHVSVGMKPRRINGMAKGGSLRHGGRIPAQLHQVPRRKSDDSRGDTNAHEEEETNEEVDPGSDANSRVHSSVPAERRENQHPYSEAVSLFNKCVREEKGPTCPSEAKRSHMDTSPSRKKELRRDDQGGETDSPGEASSQESRMNHQPGGNHPKDDQPNERRRRDELEFPLYKNPSGRSDAYLCSAIRQKHNTYEEIINIGRVVSQNNFSLVNPHRNVIRLPLGLNLLSRRVPRGLPARPPPSGEDSGHDRDGDGGSVERRPCGSGTDGEKRPCGSGTDGEKRSCGSDRGGEKRPCGSDIDGEKQPCGSDIDGEKQPCGSSTESNSKGEEAGEGATSGAEWDSKSEQHGEMIPEMSSEANCEMSSEANCVMSSEANCEMSSEAHCEMSSETNCGMTPEEVPKLEPTVDGTHSNPYEIKSLNSFACTNSGFNASQVDQVCRENLFLPVHITILKEKEDMKKRVQNLGFQSIPNFFLNKSEYIHSFMNATLFQIYYQIQYKLLCLHDYLVPLLGEMRGDHVGGGTSIGHSRMVGRVGGVGRVATVGGVATVGRVATVGCTKGQSAHSRSGGGLPSGSGALQPNHPNGENNKRRKYNNAEDDYTLVIQNVEVICSSQEETRSMFGRNKQQSRFSNWFVPRTGTKGKRFFLRRTERDVLLVDKKKTHKLIKEEEINKYVHMNHLLVMSRGTPPGSSGSSGSSASAASCAPPSWVKEDDLLLFVAKWNSFKQNHLEIYPLNVNTFSYMNEIFQVEENVKSKEFHYFLKNYKIKFFPFCLFLINLGDHLDNLKHLFFFLQNFGKGKIPFSKLFRPPYVHRTDTLHLDGLLRQIGIRTSSWGSSPELIDLHNVGTDYVGGLLNRLRKDGQLNERQKWVIQCVLAWFRCGGEQQGGEKQMKREKREKCETGEKLEKCEPGETASSTGERSEDQLPPPTHRGDSILVNGIFGSGKSTLICNAIWYLHKVLTREERGAKGGKGGRVDNILLKLKFHFDFHDYARIGSLFEINFFLITNFISIHWKDQRQALELHKIKDVDTLIDALRKKNQFVLRNKYRNKRVIAGTCKSLQIFEKLNAIKKNIDYLIVDECTQIDELTLFQFLLKFEIKKFLLIGDVKQLGFVLKSPSDLTRSMFSRLVENELFIKHHLAGREVAARDQAAGDAGDAGDAADTDDADHADHADDADDADDAGAALAEGAHERAIDRIVNRVRSMSAAEYSALRSYLYDHMFALHGGDGQPCKGDDVKMEKRSPRTPQGEGNHTERAPPRGGINHLILMNEQFRCHPEISAICSHLFYNGLIKNAKCTETIPLMYKRYESHVNFILLRKTPREVTFGPSFTNGAEASIILSICENMVGSCIDPEQIGIISLFKNQAFYIKNKMKASPNYARLRNVKVSTVDSFQGVEKDIILFSCVLGGVGGVGSVGSVGSVGSVGSGRCDQPANAANPANAANPANAADLANLANPADCRERSFQAFYENRNRINVALSRARSQLIIVAQSSFVEGSRVWSYIKSRAKVYHYD
- a CDS encoding DNA polymerase alpha/epsilon subunit B (putative), whose product is MEDLARERLIESARSHHDIKNINLYLANIEENIIRIKNEGESIIDEVFLAFNGSISHISLYAYLYDHKVSVNLDCLQLIYEQSYIEEEKVIGEGSKEQESVVDIAKFDSDLIHYLVSECRSNHDESTNFTHKEIEQIIENHKNRIFDESIRVYKDKYGDAIKIYNCFIDFSHFFYDEKKMKFIKKKKTDIVENYNNYIDANTDVEFYELKYHLLTKKAKGHASVLFWSDALNEIHIKNKTIITSVDAIKLTNTGHQHVIGILGLNRDGDMVIQGIRNEIKLFLNRECVINHGLYCIGHVILVQGRMRLANKTFYAAEIMHPPRNFEEERNEEDMFYDFENEKEKKEIEEYEIIVRKNDRKKNWIIMHDVYLDNPHTFEVLDKMFTLYVNTYPENELPVGFIFMGDFISLKFDYNKNFHNVYIKGFEKLSVMLISKFKLVLEQCYLIFIPGMNDPCACKNSVPQMPILPYY